The following are from one region of the Candidatus Eisenbacteria bacterium genome:
- a CDS encoding DUF4097 domain-containing protein, which translates to MVIFVRNRPRRSGMFGPVRIASALAAWLCLCVFGLAPAAEAAQLREVTERVFPFKPGGELDISSQNGRITVEAWDRPEARIQITRTVRANSESRAAELMKELRADVTVGDGRIEIESQYPKRSESVGIWDVLGQRVTSLNIHYYVQVPADTRLHLETSNGELQVRGTSAALVGQTVNGNVEVTSTSGSVDVSTTNGNVHLVGTRGAAQASTTNGAIEVEIRKLDPGAGVELSTTNGNLTAMLPAELKAQLDAETTNGRVSIGYPIEMVGKSSSKMVRGRIGGGGAVVSLTTTNGNIVVTRVGESRRN; encoded by the coding sequence ATGGTGATTTTCGTTCGGAACCGGCCCAGGAGGAGCGGCATGTTCGGACCAGTGCGGATCGCATCGGCGCTCGCGGCATGGCTTTGCCTTTGCGTCTTTGGGTTGGCCCCGGCCGCCGAAGCGGCCCAGCTGCGCGAGGTGACGGAGCGTGTCTTCCCCTTCAAACCGGGGGGCGAGCTCGACATCTCGAGCCAGAACGGCCGGATTACCGTCGAGGCGTGGGACCGCCCGGAGGCGCGAATTCAGATCACGCGCACCGTCCGCGCCAACAGCGAAAGTCGGGCCGCGGAGCTGATGAAGGAGCTTCGCGCCGACGTGACGGTCGGCGACGGGCGGATCGAGATCGAGAGCCAGTACCCGAAGCGCTCCGAAAGCGTCGGGATCTGGGACGTGCTCGGGCAGCGGGTTACGTCCTTGAACATCCACTATTACGTGCAGGTGCCGGCGGACACCCGGCTCCACCTCGAGACTTCCAACGGGGAGTTGCAAGTCCGAGGCACTTCGGCGGCGCTCGTCGGGCAGACCGTGAACGGCAACGTGGAGGTGACGTCGACGAGCGGTTCGGTCGATGTCAGTACCACGAACGGGAACGTCCATCTGGTCGGGACTCGCGGCGCGGCCCAGGCCAGCACGACGAACGGCGCGATCGAGGTGGAGATCCGGAAGCTCGACCCGGGCGCGGGCGTCGAGCTCTCGACGACGAACGGGAACTTGACGGCCATGCTCCCGGCGGAGCTCAAGGCGCAGCTGGATGCCGAGACGACGAACGGGCGCGTCAGCATCGGTTACCCGATCGAGATGGTCGGGAAGTCGAGCTCGAAGATGGTGCGGGGCCGGATCGGCGGTGGCGGCGCCGTCGTGAGCCTCACGACGACGAACGGAAACATCGTGGTCACGCGGGTCGGCGAGAGCCGCCGCAACTGA
- a CDS encoding replication-associated recombination protein A, whose product MSDDKPLDLFPDRAGGRRAAQTPLADRVRPTTLDEFEGREAFLGPGSLLGSAIESGVLPSLILWGPPGSGKTTLARLLAKASGADFVAFSAVTSGVKDVREVIERARASRRATGTATLLFIDEIHRFNKAQQDAFLPHVEDGTIVLMGATTENPSFEVNNALLSRMKVIVLPMLEPDALVRILRRALEEKEHGLGRSGVTSSEDTLKLIASISGGDARIALQTLEIAAGLALGAKRKEIAAEDVREAAQRRALPYDRVGEEHFNIISALHKCIRGSDPDAGLYWLARMLEAGEDPLYVARRLVRFASEDVGLADPDALRLAMAVRDAVHFLGMPEGNTALAQLVVYLALAPKSNSIYTAYQRASRDALEKPPYPVPLWIRNAPTKLMKDLGYGEDYEYAHDYDDAIVTQRYLPDELGEARYWKGVPRGAEKELLERLEQIRAEKARRGQGKPERKGKEKGKK is encoded by the coding sequence GTGAGCGACGACAAACCGCTCGACCTCTTTCCCGATCGCGCCGGCGGCCGCCGCGCCGCCCAGACGCCTCTCGCGGATCGAGTCCGCCCCACGACACTCGATGAGTTCGAGGGGAGGGAGGCGTTTCTTGGGCCGGGCTCGCTCCTCGGCTCGGCCATCGAATCCGGAGTTCTACCTTCCCTCATCCTCTGGGGCCCTCCAGGGAGCGGGAAGACCACGCTGGCGCGGCTCCTCGCCAAGGCGAGCGGCGCCGACTTCGTAGCGTTCAGCGCGGTCACATCGGGCGTGAAGGACGTGCGCGAGGTGATCGAGCGCGCGCGCGCGTCGCGGCGCGCGACCGGGACGGCGACACTCCTCTTCATCGACGAGATCCACCGCTTCAACAAGGCGCAGCAGGATGCCTTCCTGCCACACGTCGAGGACGGAACGATCGTGTTGATGGGCGCGACCACCGAGAACCCGTCGTTCGAGGTGAACAACGCCCTCCTCTCGCGGATGAAGGTGATCGTGCTCCCGATGCTGGAGCCGGACGCCCTCGTCCGGATCCTCCGCCGCGCGCTCGAGGAGAAGGAGCACGGGTTGGGCCGCTCCGGGGTCACTTCTTCCGAAGACACCCTGAAGCTCATCGCATCGATCTCGGGCGGGGACGCGCGGATCGCCCTTCAGACGCTCGAGATCGCGGCCGGGTTGGCTCTCGGGGCGAAGCGGAAGGAGATCGCCGCGGAGGACGTGCGCGAGGCCGCGCAGCGACGCGCCCTCCCCTATGACCGCGTGGGGGAGGAGCACTTCAACATCATCTCGGCGCTCCACAAGTGCATCCGTGGGAGTGACCCCGACGCGGGGCTCTACTGGCTCGCGAGAATGCTCGAGGCGGGGGAGGATCCGCTTTACGTGGCCCGCCGGCTCGTGCGCTTTGCCTCGGAGGACGTCGGGCTGGCCGATCCCGACGCGCTCCGGCTCGCGATGGCGGTTCGCGACGCCGTCCATTTCCTCGGGATGCCGGAGGGGAATACCGCTCTCGCGCAGCTCGTCGTTTACTTGGCCCTCGCGCCCAAGAGCAACTCGATCTATACGGCGTATCAGCGCGCCTCGCGGGATGCGCTCGAGAAACCACCCTACCCGGTGCCGCTCTGGATCCGGAACGCCCCGACGAAGCTCATGAAAGATCTGGGCTACGGCGAGGACTACGAGTACGCGCACGATTACGACGACGCGATCGTGACGCAGCGCTACCTACCGGACGAGCTGGGGGAGGCGCGCT